The Flavobacteriales bacterium genome includes the window TGACATAAGGGGTTGGCGAATACAGCCTTGAGGAATTTGTATTTGTGGTCACCAGGGCCAATGCCATCACCGTGCGCCAGATAAAAGCGTTTGCCTTTTAATTCTGTGAGCAAGGGCTTGCGGTGTATCTCCATGCCGATCTCCTTTTCCAGGTAATCGAATGCCCACATGTCGTGATTGCCCGTGAAGAAAACCAACCTGATCCCATTGTCGGCCATTTGAGCCAGTTGTCCCAATAAACGCACATGTCCTCGGGGTACGGCCGTCTTGTATTCGAACCAGAAGTCAAACACATCACCCATGAGAAAAACGGTTTCCGCATCTCCTTCTATCGAACGAAGCCAGGCGACAATATTTTTCTCACGCTCTCTGCTGCTTTCTTCGTCCGGTGCGCCGAGGTGAAAATCGGAGGCGAAATATATGATCTGACCAGCCACGATTACAGGGAGAGCTTTCTTAGTGCTTCAAACGGATTGAGCTTATGGATATTGAAAAGATACGTAATCCTTTGCTTGTAAGGAAGGTTGCTCAGATCGACTGATGTGGTAATCGGGAAATATATTTCCAGGATATCCGGCACAACGCGTAAAGCTACACCGGCATCATAAGCATATTCCTTTTGTCCTGCAGATGAGCCAATGTCGCCGTACAACCACAGCGGTAATTTTCCTGGCAGGGAGATCATGACATTCATGGAATGCAGCCAGTTCAGATTGCCCGGAATA containing:
- a CDS encoding UDP-2,3-diacylglucosamine diphosphatase, which produces MVAGQIIYFASDFHLGAPDEESSREREKNIVAWLRSIEGDAETVFLMGDVFDFWFEYKTAVPRGHVRLLGQLAQMADNGIRLVFFTGNHDMWAFDYLEKEIGMEIHRKPLLTELKGKRFYLAHGDGIGPGDHKYKFLKAVFANPLCQWLFARLHPNFGIGIAQYFSRKSRLSTEDETFYGDKEWQVIHSRDMLKEHGKIDFFIYGHRHLANDIPLKETARFINLGDWIYYLS